Proteins from a genomic interval of Halomonas alkaliantarctica:
- the nosR gene encoding transcriptional regulator NosR, which translates to MSPVAYPRRLTGIWISLLLLLAISLPAQAIELEQVREGFPTAERLEAADSQWPVSRVLASDDELLGYAFESVDVAPIPAYSGKPVNLLVGIGLDGQIVQADVLSHSEPIMLVGIPESKLNSFADEHVSAHVNDRLRVGDNLDAISGATVTVIVVSDTIMRSARQVAAEQQLIADPSQTPPARVREDVFAHANWDELTGDGTIRRLQLTHGEVDESFVGTPAEDYLRSPQPADKTFIELFYTYLNPPTAGRNLLGDTGYDQLMAELKDGEHAIAVMGRGDYSFKGSGYVRGGIFDRIELSQGSTRVSFHDRDHIRLGELALEGAPSLAERDIFIVREETNFDPGQPWQLELLVRRASGPLDTEFSRFSADYSVPEAYVERPEPPVEEPIWVQVWREKAFQIAVLSAGLLVLTGIMLFQDVLARHPRVLNPLRQGFKVYTLVFIGWYSLAQLSVVNILTFTNSLISGFSWSSFLIDPMLFILWSFVAVSLLLWGRGVFCGWLCPFGALQDLVNQVARKLNVKQIEVPFGLHERLWAIKYIILLALFAVSLHSLGTAERYAEVEPFKTAITLRFQRDWAFVIYALGLVAISAFNHKFYCRYLCPLGAGLAIPSRLRLFDWLKRHRGSCGTPCQICANECEVAAIHPDGRINANECHYCLDCQVTYHDDQRCPPMVKRRKRYEKAANMSSRGNSVETQRDTDASGKQAAWQRIPLHQQD; encoded by the coding sequence ATGTCCCCTGTGGCTTACCCGCGCCGTCTAACCGGTATCTGGATTAGCTTACTGTTACTCCTGGCGATATCACTCCCTGCCCAAGCCATCGAACTGGAGCAGGTACGCGAGGGATTTCCCACGGCAGAGCGTCTTGAAGCCGCGGATTCACAGTGGCCGGTAAGCCGTGTACTCGCCAGCGACGATGAGTTGCTCGGCTACGCTTTTGAGAGTGTGGATGTCGCTCCGATCCCCGCCTACTCGGGCAAACCGGTCAATCTACTGGTGGGAATCGGTCTGGATGGGCAAATTGTACAGGCCGACGTCCTCAGTCATTCAGAGCCGATCATGCTGGTGGGCATTCCCGAGTCGAAGCTGAATAGCTTTGCCGATGAGCACGTATCGGCCCACGTCAATGACAGGCTCAGAGTCGGCGACAATCTTGACGCTATCTCTGGCGCGACGGTGACCGTCATCGTAGTCAGCGACACCATCATGCGCAGCGCCAGACAAGTGGCCGCTGAACAGCAGCTCATTGCCGACCCCTCCCAGACACCACCGGCACGCGTTCGAGAAGACGTTTTCGCCCATGCCAACTGGGATGAACTGACCGGCGACGGCACCATTCGCCGTTTGCAACTAACCCATGGCGAGGTCGATGAGAGCTTTGTAGGTACGCCCGCCGAAGATTACCTGCGCTCGCCACAGCCCGCCGATAAAACCTTTATCGAGCTGTTTTACACCTACCTCAACCCACCAACCGCTGGCCGCAACCTACTCGGCGATACTGGCTATGACCAACTAATGGCCGAGCTGAAGGATGGCGAGCACGCTATTGCCGTCATGGGGCGTGGTGACTACTCATTCAAGGGTTCAGGGTATGTGCGGGGCGGCATCTTCGATCGCATAGAGCTTTCACAGGGCAGCACTCGGGTCAGCTTTCATGATCGCGATCACATCCGCCTGGGTGAACTGGCCCTTGAAGGCGCACCCTCACTGGCCGAGCGGGACATTTTCATCGTCCGCGAAGAGACAAACTTCGACCCCGGTCAACCCTGGCAACTGGAATTACTGGTTCGCCGCGCCTCTGGCCCTTTGGACACCGAGTTCAGCCGCTTTAGCGCCGATTACAGTGTTCCCGAGGCCTATGTAGAGCGGCCTGAACCACCGGTGGAAGAACCTATCTGGGTACAGGTATGGCGCGAAAAGGCTTTCCAGATCGCTGTGCTATCCGCCGGATTATTGGTGCTCACTGGCATCATGCTGTTCCAGGATGTGCTTGCGCGCCACCCGCGTGTACTGAACCCACTGCGTCAGGGTTTCAAGGTCTACACCTTAGTGTTTATCGGCTGGTACTCGCTGGCCCAGCTATCGGTCGTCAATATCCTTACCTTCACCAACTCGCTGATCAGCGGTTTTAGCTGGTCCTCGTTTTTGATCGACCCAATGCTATTTATTCTCTGGTCGTTCGTGGCGGTGAGCCTGCTGCTGTGGGGCCGGGGAGTTTTCTGCGGCTGGCTATGCCCATTCGGCGCTTTACAAGACCTGGTCAACCAGGTCGCTCGCAAACTAAACGTTAAGCAGATTGAGGTGCCCTTCGGGCTCCATGAACGCCTATGGGCAATTAAATACATCATTCTGCTGGCCTTGTTCGCAGTCTCGCTACATTCGCTCGGCACCGCGGAACGCTACGCCGAAGTGGAGCCGTTCAAGACCGCAATCACCCTGCGTTTCCAACGTGACTGGGCCTTCGTTATTTATGCTCTGGGCCTGGTGGCGATTTCTGCCTTCAACCACAAATTCTACTGCCGCTATCTGTGCCCGTTAGGCGCCGGGTTGGCTATTCCTTCGCGTTTGCGCCTGTTCGACTGGCTCAAGCGCCACCGCGGTAGCTGCGGTACCCCGTGCCAAATCTGTGCCAATGAATGCGAAGTGGCCGCTATACATCCGGACGGCCGCATCAATGCCAATGAGTGCCACTACTGTCTCGACTGCCAAGTGACCTACCACGACGACCAGCGTTGCCCGCCCATGGTCAAGCGCCGCAAGCGCTATGAAAAGGCGGCCAATATGTCATCGCGCGGTAATAGCGTTGAGACCCAACGGGATACCGACGCCAGCGGCAAACAGGCCGCATGGCAACGCATCCCTCTTCACCAGCAAGACTGA
- a CDS encoding c-type cytochrome, whose product MKTLASILLLGVVASISVTAHADGEATYNQACMACHMTGAAGAPIRGNAEHWEPRLEKGMDTLYDHAINGFQAMPPKGGQLGLSDDEVKAAVDHLLEPVL is encoded by the coding sequence ATGAAAACCCTCGCGTCCATACTGCTGCTAGGCGTAGTTGCTTCTATTTCGGTTACCGCTCATGCAGATGGCGAAGCCACCTATAACCAAGCCTGCATGGCTTGTCACATGACGGGCGCCGCAGGTGCTCCCATTCGCGGCAATGCCGAACACTGGGAGCCACGCTTAGAAAAAGGCATGGACACCCTGTACGACCACGCGATTAACGGCTTTCAGGCAATGCCGCCAAAAGGAGGCCAATTAGGCTTGAGTGATGACGAAGTGAAAGCTGCCGTCGATCACTTGCTAGAACCGGTTCTATAA
- a CDS encoding YIP1 family protein, with protein MNPLTIIQLPFTHLAGWKDLQQRHPSIATLAWCIVLPMSLLPPVMLYYAGSHYGDIFTTGFADRQWRFITTILFLAELLTFFVMGWLIHAVVNSDRDLSISYHDAYLLAALAPLPLWSAAIALLIPSLLFNALVVLVALGISCSLVYHGLQALCKRSANDVTTMSATYTVMAAGVLAWGLLMAIVWAY; from the coding sequence ATGAATCCTCTAACTATTATTCAACTGCCCTTTACCCATTTAGCGGGATGGAAAGATCTCCAGCAACGCCATCCTTCAATCGCCACTCTCGCTTGGTGCATCGTGTTGCCCATGTCGTTGTTACCCCCCGTGATGCTCTATTACGCGGGTTCCCACTATGGGGATATCTTCACCACGGGTTTCGCTGACCGGCAGTGGCGTTTCATCACTACCATTCTGTTCCTGGCCGAGCTGCTCACCTTCTTCGTAATGGGCTGGCTAATTCACGCGGTGGTCAATAGCGATCGCGATCTCTCAATTAGCTACCACGACGCTTATCTGTTGGCAGCCCTGGCACCTTTGCCACTGTGGTCAGCAGCGATCGCCCTGCTGATCCCCAGTCTGTTGTTCAATGCGCTGGTGGTACTGGTGGCACTGGGCATCTCTTGCAGTTTGGTCTACCACGGTCTGCAGGCTCTGTGTAAACGCTCTGCGAATGACGTTACAACAATGTCCGCTACTTACACCGTGATGGCTGCCGGGGTGCTGGCATGGGGCTTGCTGATGGCGATTGTCTGGGCTTACTAG
- a CDS encoding DUF488 domain-containing protein has product MNIELKRAYDSPHSQDGYRVLVDRIWPRGVSKEEAKIDEWRKEVAPSSELRKGFHNGSLDWSGFRRRYLKELTSYRESLRDLAQRASKERVTLVFASKEEHRNNAEVLRQYLNMLK; this is encoded by the coding sequence ATGAATATTGAATTAAAGCGTGCCTACGACTCACCTCACAGCCAGGATGGTTATCGTGTCCTTGTCGACAGGATCTGGCCGCGTGGGGTGTCCAAGGAGGAAGCCAAAATCGATGAATGGCGCAAGGAGGTCGCGCCAAGCAGCGAGCTTCGCAAAGGATTTCATAATGGCTCTCTCGACTGGAGTGGCTTTCGCCGTCGCTATCTAAAAGAGTTAACCTCTTATCGCGAGTCTCTTCGTGATCTTGCACAACGTGCCAGTAAAGAGCGAGTTACTCTGGTATTTGCCTCTAAGGAAGAGCACCGTAATAATGCCGAAGTGCTGCGCCAGTACTTGAACATGTTGAAATAA